A single window of Lynx canadensis isolate LIC74 chromosome C2, mLynCan4.pri.v2, whole genome shotgun sequence DNA harbors:
- the UBE2G2 gene encoding ubiquitin-conjugating enzyme E2 G2 isoform X1 — protein MAGTALKRLMAEYKQLTLNPPEGIVAGPMNEENFFEWEALIMGPEDTCFEFGVFPAILSFPLDYPLSPPKMRFTCEMFHPNIYPDGRVCISILHAPGDDPMGYESSAERWSPVQSVEKILLSVVSMLAEPNDESGANVDASKMWRDDREQFCRVARQLAQKSLGL, from the exons aacTGACGCTGAATCCTCCGGAAGGAATTGTGGCGG gtCCCATGAACGAAGAGAATTTCTTTGAGTGGGAGGCGCTGATCAT GGGCCCAGAAGACACCTGTTTTGAGTTTGGTGTATTTCCTGCCATCCTGAGTTTCCCACTGGATTACCCATTAAGTCCCCCAAAGATGAGATTTACCTGCGAGATGTTTCATCCCAACA TCTACCCCGACGGCAGAGTCTGTATTTCCATCCTCCACGCGCCGGGCGACGACCCCATGGGCTACGAGAGCAGCGCGGAGCGGTGGAGCCCCGTGCAGAGCGTGGAGAAGATCCTGCTGTCGGTGGTGAGCATGCTGGCAG AGCCCAACGACGAGAGTGGCGCCAACGTGGATGCTTCCAAGATGTGGCGGGACGACCGGGAGCAGTTCTGCAGGGTCGCCCGGCAGCTGGCGCAGAAGTCCCTGGGGCTGTGA
- the UBE2G2 gene encoding ubiquitin-conjugating enzyme E2 G2 isoform X2, whose product MRFTCEMFHPNIYPDGRVCISILHAPGDDPMGYESSAERWSPVQSVEKILLSVVSMLAEPNDESGANVDASKMWRDDREQFCRVARQLAQKSLGL is encoded by the exons ATGAGATTTACCTGCGAGATGTTTCATCCCAACA TCTACCCCGACGGCAGAGTCTGTATTTCCATCCTCCACGCGCCGGGCGACGACCCCATGGGCTACGAGAGCAGCGCGGAGCGGTGGAGCCCCGTGCAGAGCGTGGAGAAGATCCTGCTGTCGGTGGTGAGCATGCTGGCAG AGCCCAACGACGAGAGTGGCGCCAACGTGGATGCTTCCAAGATGTGGCGGGACGACCGGGAGCAGTTCTGCAGGGTCGCCCGGCAGCTGGCGCAGAAGTCCCTGGGGCTGTGA